In the genome of Nonomuraea sp. NBC_00507, the window CCGGCAAGACGGCCGTGGTGACCGGCGCGAGCAGAGGGCTGGGCCTGGCGATCGTCCAGGCGCTGACCGGCGAGGGCATGCGCGTGGTGGCCGCCGCCCGGACGATCTCGCCCGCGCTGAAGGAGACCGGCGCGGTCGCCGTGGCGGCCGACCTGTCCACCGCGCACGGCCCCGCCGAGGTGATCGACCGCGCCCTGGCCGAGCTGGGCGCGATCGACCTGCTGGTCAACAACGTGGGCGGCGGCGACGGAGGCGAGGGCCAGACCGGCGGGTTCCTCGGCTTCGCCGACGAGCAGTGGCGGCAGACCTACGACCTGAACTTTTTCAGCGCCGTCCGCGCCACCAGAGCCGCCCTGCCGAGCCTCATCGGCCGCCGCGGCACTGTGATCAACATCTCCTCGATCGGCGCCCGTCTGCCGCACAACGGCCCGCTGCCGTACACGACCGCCAAGGCGGCGCTGACCGCGTTCGGCAAAGCGCTGTCGGAAGAGTTCGGCCCCCAGGGCGTGCGGGTCAACACGATCTCACCCGGCATCACCCGCACCTCGATATGGGAGTCCCCCGACGGGTACGGCGCCGCGGTGGCCGCCGCGCACGGCGTCGACCACGAGCCCTTCCTGGCGGCGCTGCCGTCCGTCAGCGGGATGACGACGGGCCGCCTCATCGAGCCGGAGGAGGTCGCCGCGCTCGTGACGTGGCTCGCCTCGCCGCACGCCGGGAGCATCAACGGCGCCGACTACGTCATCGACGGCGGGACGATCAAAACAGTGTGACCTATCGCGATATATCGTAGGGGCGGGAACACCGGGGGGTCCTGGCCCGGTTGAGCGAAGTGAAGAGACTTGCGAAGGGGAGAGTGAGCGATGGCGGATAAGCGGCGGGGCTCGACGGCACGGCGGATTCTGGCGGGCGGCGCGGCCCTCGTGGCGGCCGGCTGGGCGCTGCGGGACGTGCCGGCCGAGCTGGGCGTGCGGCCGCTGAGCTCGAGCCCGGACCGGGTGGCGCGGATGCGGCAGTCGGCGCAGTTCAGGGACGGCACGTTCTTCAACCCGATGCCCGAGCCGACGCATCTGATGACCACCCCGCCCGTGAACCTGTTCGCCCAGATGGCCAAGAACAAGGAGCAGCGCCGCCCCGCGGGTCCCGTTCCACTGCGGGTCCCCGCGCCGGGGCCGCCCCCCGCCGACGGCGTGCGCGTCGTCTGGTACGGCCACGCCTCCACGCTGGTGGAGATCGAGGGCAAGCGGGTGCTGTTCGACCCGGTGTGGAGCAAGCGTCCCTCCCCCTCGCAGCTGATCGGCCCGAAGCGGCACCACCCGGTGCCGGTCGCGATCGGCGAGTTGCCGCCGATCGACGCCATCGCGATCTCGCACGACCACTACGACCACCTGGACCTGGCGACCGTGCGCTCACTGACCAGGACACAGAAGGCGCCGTTCCTGGTGCCGCTGGGCATCGGCGCGCACCTGGAGCGGTGGGGCGTGCCCGCCTACCGGATCATCGAGCTCGACTGGGAGGAGGAGGCCCAGGTGGCGGGGCTGCGCTTCGTCGCCACGGCGGCCCGCCACTTCTCAGGGCGGGCGTTGACCCGCAACGACACGTTGTGGGGGTCCTGGGTGGTCGCCGGGGCGAGCAAGCGGGTGTTCTACGCGGGCGACTCCGGATACTTCGAGGGTTACCGGGGCATCGGGTCGGCGCACGGGCCGTTCGACCTGACGCTGATGCCGATCGGCGCCTACAGCCCCGCCTGGCCGGACATCCACATGAACCCGGAAGAGGCGGTCAACGCCCAGCTCGACCTTGGGGGCGAGCTGTTGCTGCCGGTGCACTGGGCGACGTTCACGCTGGCCCTGCATCCGTGGGCGGAGCCGGTCGATCGGCTGTGGCGGGAGGCCAAGGCACGCGACGTCAAGATCGTCGTTCCGCGGCCGGGCGAGGCCGTCGACACCACCGCGGCGCCGGCGGTGGACGGCTGGTGGGAGACGCTGAGCTGAGCGGGCGGCCCTCGCCGGGGCCGCCCGCTTGATCGGGGGCGTCAGCCGGGCCTGTCCAGCTCCCCGTCCGGCGCCCGCGAACGGCCGTCCAGCTCCCCGCCTGGCGCCCGCGAACGGCCGTCCAGCTCCGCGGCGGGCGCTCGCGTGCGCCGCTCCAGCTCGCGCCGGGGCTCCGGCGGCCGGTGGTCCGGCTCCGCGGCCGCGTGGGGCGGCGGCGCCGGCTCCGGCGCTCGCTCGGGTTCAGGCTCGGGTTCGGGTTCGTACGCCGCGACCGCCTCCTGATATGCCTTGCGCAGCTTGTCCGCCTCGGCCTGCGGGTTGTGGAACCAGTTCGTGGACCACAGGCGGTGGAAGTTCCAGCCGAGCCGCTCCAGGTGCTCCTTGCGCAGCCGGTCGCGGTCGCGCACGCTGCGCGAGTCGCGGTAGGAGGCGCCGTCGGCCTCGATCGCCAGGACCATGCGGTCGGGGTCCCTCGGGTGGGTGGCGGCGAAGTCGACACGGAAGCCGCCGACGCCGTACTGCGGGACGACGGTGATGCCATGCCTGGCCAGCCGGTCGCGCACATCGGCCTCGAACGGATTGAGTGCCGTGCCGCCCGAGGCGTCGGCGGGGGTGCCGCCGGAGCCCGCGTACTCCAGGTAGTCGGCCAGCAGGCGGGCTCCCGCCTTGGTGACGCGGGCGGGGTCCACGTCGTGGCTGGAGAACGAGCTGACCAGGGTGAGCCGGTGCTTGGCGCGGGTGGCGGCCACGTTCAGCCGGCGCTCGCCGCCGTCCCGCAGCAGCGGGCCCCACTGGTAGCGCATGCGGCCGTCGCGGTGCTTGCCGTACCCGATGGTGAGGATGATCGCGTCGCGTTCGTCCCCCTGGACGCGTTCGAGGTTCTTGACGAAGAACGGCTCCGGCGCGTCCTCGGCGAAGAACTCCTCCAGCTCGGGATGCTCGGCCAGCGCCTCCCGCAGCGCCTGGTCGACGCGTTCGGCGTGGCGCATGCCGAGCGCGATCACGCCGAGCGACTCGCCCGGGCGGGCGCGGGCGTGGTCCAGCACCAGCTCCACGACCTTGTCCACCTCGGCCGGCACCGACGCCTCCTGACCGGGCCCGGTGGTCGGGGCCGCCGGCTGGGCGACGACCACGTGCCGCAGGCAGTCACCGCGCGACACGCCGGGGAACGTGGTCAGCGCGCCGCCATAGATGCGGGCGTTCGAGAACGCCACCAGCCGCTCGTCCCTGCTGCGGTAGTGCCAGGTCAGCGGCCATGTCGGCAACAGCGGGCGGAGCGCGTCGAGCACCGACTCGAACCCGGCGCCGAACGACACCATGCTCTCCTCGTCCTCGGCGTCATCGGCCCCGTCACCCACCTGCCGGAAGAAGTTCGTCGGCGGGAGCTGCCGGTCGTCGCCGGCGACCACGATCTGGTGCGCCCGCATGACGGACGGGACCGCGTCGGCGGGCACGATCTGGCTGGCCTCGTCGAAGATCACCACGTCGAACAGCCTGGTCGCGGGGAGCACCTGGCTGACGATCAGCGGGGACATGGCCCAGCAGGGCTTGAGCGCGAACAGCACATCGCCCGTCTGGTCGAGCAGGCGGCGCAGCGGCAGCTGGCCCCGGCGCAGGGCCGCCTGCTTGCGGATCACCCTGGCCTGGAGCGGGTGCCGGTCCTCGGCGTCGCGCAGCCGGACCGCCCACGCCCGGCGGACCCGTGCCCGGTTGGCTGCCAGGTGCCGGATGTCGCGCTCACGGAAGTCGCCGGCGATCTCGTCGAGCGCGTCTCCCCTCTCCGCGGCGTACCGCGGGTCGCTGACCCTGACGTGGTCGAGGATGGAGGAGTACCAGGCGTGGTCGAACGCGGCCGCCGCCAGGTCCGCCGTCGCCTGCTTGCGTGCCAGGTCGTCGAGGAGCTGACCGAGGCCCAGGGCGTCGAACCGCACGCCCAGGTCGTACAGTCTGGGGAGTTTCCACGCGGTGTCGCGGTCGGCGCAGAGCGCGGCGAGGACCTCGCCGGGGTCGTCGGGGACGCGTACGTAGGCGCGCAGGGAGGCCAGCTGTGCCTCGCACTCGGCCTGCAGCCGCAGCAGCCCGCCGAGATCGGACGGCGGCCACGGCGGCCTGCCGGACGGGGAGGTGCCGTCGAGGCCGGCGCGCCAGGCGTCCGGCGCGGGTGGCGGGAGGCGGCGGGCGTCCCACTCGGCGAGCTGCTCGGCCGCCTCCGCCAGCGCCGCGTGCAGCTCGGCGCGCTCCGGCTTGCCGGCGCCCAGCCACAGGGCACGCGCCCGCTTGCGCAGCGCGTGACGCTCCCGCAGCCCTAGGGGACCATCGCCGGCAGTGCCG includes:
- a CDS encoding AAA domain-containing protein codes for the protein MAEPSDNRRAELIAAAQANWISALTDLGGRNTLLYYKDRRAGTLDLAAADPANLERFLRTGSIRLTRLFSDADARADAIRRVQAIHRKSRELLEERGLRAAYLATGMARWDELFLEPAAPVLLRGLTITPTRARHDDFHLALDDEDEVNPVLLHKLATVYGADAERATGDHDQLRAVAAAAEVPGFDIQDRRVIGTFTYSKLPMVRDMQAAGELLADSDVVAAIAGDPEAQELLSGDRGEVLALDSPEDDYSVLDADSSQRSAIDAVLSGRSLVIHGPPGTGKSQTIANLIAALVAKGRKVLFVAEKRAAIDAVLSRLKGADLGDLVLDIHEGTRDRLRIARDLGDTLDLAQTVTERPEQELDRRLIDRQRRLSRHVAGLHEPRPPWGVSAFQIQSALLGVPAEARTPVRLFPPERIDREAADRIRDELRDFAHLGGFTLRPGSTPWYGASLRTAEQARQAADLASRLHSHLLPLLAYRVDQACAEAGLRAPEGHRERVAVLQLFAGVAQTMRRLSPRVFESDPSRLAAAAGDGTAGDGPLGLRERHALRKRARALWLGAGKPERAELHAALAEAAEQLAEWDARRLPPPAPDAWRAGLDGTSPSGRPPWPPSDLGGLLRLQAECEAQLASLRAYVRVPDDPGEVLAALCADRDTAWKLPRLYDLGVRFDALGLGQLLDDLARKQATADLAAAAFDHAWYSSILDHVRVSDPRYAAERGDALDEIAGDFRERDIRHLAANRARVRRAWAVRLRDAEDRHPLQARVIRKQAALRRGQLPLRRLLDQTGDVLFALKPCWAMSPLIVSQVLPATRLFDVVIFDEASQIVPADAVPSVMRAHQIVVAGDDRQLPPTNFFRQVGDGADDAEDEESMVSFGAGFESVLDALRPLLPTWPLTWHYRSRDERLVAFSNARIYGGALTTFPGVSRGDCLRHVVVAQPAAPTTGPGQEASVPAEVDKVVELVLDHARARPGESLGVIALGMRHAERVDQALREALAEHPELEEFFAEDAPEPFFVKNLERVQGDERDAIILTIGYGKHRDGRMRYQWGPLLRDGGERRLNVAATRAKHRLTLVSSFSSHDVDPARVTKAGARLLADYLEYAGSGGTPADASGGTALNPFEADVRDRLARHGITVVPQYGVGGFRVDFAATHPRDPDRMVLAIEADGASYRDSRSVRDRDRLRKEHLERLGWNFHRLWSTNWFHNPQAEADKLRKAYQEAVAAYEPEPEPEPERAPEPAPPPHAAAEPDHRPPEPRRELERRTRAPAAELDGRSRAPGGELDGRSRAPDGELDRPG
- a CDS encoding MBL fold metallo-hydrolase, with translation MADKRRGSTARRILAGGAALVAAGWALRDVPAELGVRPLSSSPDRVARMRQSAQFRDGTFFNPMPEPTHLMTTPPVNLFAQMAKNKEQRRPAGPVPLRVPAPGPPPADGVRVVWYGHASTLVEIEGKRVLFDPVWSKRPSPSQLIGPKRHHPVPVAIGELPPIDAIAISHDHYDHLDLATVRSLTRTQKAPFLVPLGIGAHLERWGVPAYRIIELDWEEEAQVAGLRFVATAARHFSGRALTRNDTLWGSWVVAGASKRVFYAGDSGYFEGYRGIGSAHGPFDLTLMPIGAYSPAWPDIHMNPEEAVNAQLDLGGELLLPVHWATFTLALHPWAEPVDRLWREAKARDVKIVVPRPGEAVDTTAAPAVDGWWETLS
- a CDS encoding oxidoreductase, with translation MDLRLTGKTAVVTGASRGLGLAIVQALTGEGMRVVAAARTISPALKETGAVAVAADLSTAHGPAEVIDRALAELGAIDLLVNNVGGGDGGEGQTGGFLGFADEQWRQTYDLNFFSAVRATRAALPSLIGRRGTVINISSIGARLPHNGPLPYTTAKAALTAFGKALSEEFGPQGVRVNTISPGITRTSIWESPDGYGAAVAAAHGVDHEPFLAALPSVSGMTTGRLIEPEEVAALVTWLASPHAGSINGADYVIDGGTIKTV